In Helicoverpa zea isolate HzStark_Cry1AcR chromosome 3, ilHelZeax1.1, whole genome shotgun sequence, the sequence gatggatggatggttAACGAAAGAAGGTGATTGATGGTTAAATTCTATATTATTTAAGGCGGACTTAAAATTTCGCAACTCCTCTGTTTTAGTAAGGAATGGTCAGACAAAAACTGTGACCTACACCTGAAAATCTACAAACGGAAATCAATTAGTAGACAAATTATTTCCTATTTATCAAATAAGGAAGTGGTGCCGCTAAAtactatagaaataaaataaataacaaaacgatAAACCAAGCTGTTTGCATGAAACGCATTTTCGTGAGAGCACTCACGACTTTAAGTGTAGTCATAGATAAAttctaataaagaaaaaaatatacatctgATTGGTTGTAACATGCTGTCTAGACGCGTTTGCCTTCAAAGGTCGCTTTGACTCATTCTTATGATTAAGAATAACTTCTTTGCGTTTCCATTTCCATAGACCTTGTCAAATCTACTTGATCGAACCTAGCTACTTAGGTATCCTACTACTTATACAAAACAAAGAAAGTACCTTTTGCACGATTGGAATAAGGAAGGGATTATTTTGATTGAATATGTACACTCCGTACACCCATTAGTTCTTACTGGCCATGTTCATTACCAACTACCCGTACGATCTAGGCACCGAACCGTTTGTGCTGCTCCTGCGCAACGCCTTACGGATTTCCGTTAGCATTATCACGTTTCGTGCATCTCTCTCAACAAATATGAAGGGGTTCTACATGGATTCTACAAGCAAAGGCATTGCCTTAATAAGAAGATCATGCAGTCAAGCATGTTTATTTTACAGCGGCAGTAGACCATTGAGCTTGATGAACAACATCATTCGAATTGCATAAAACATAAACTTGCTATGTAAAAGTAACATTACAAAATTCCTTTCAAAACACCATCAGTAGGTAGACTCCTACCTACGTTTCTTTGCGATTCGTAAAATAAGCTGAGGGCTCGTCTCGCATTTTCTCTAGTCTGTAAAGACATGTGCAACAGGGACAAAAGTAAAGACGCAGAAACCTGGCCAACTTGGACTTTTTCGTGATCTTCGAATAGCCTGACTGACTGTCTTTAGAACTCAAGTTCTCATTATGATCATGACTGCACCTAGCTTCGTAAACAGCAAAATCGCGTTTAAACTTTGCAGCAATATCATTCGGTTGTTCTTCTTCAACTATCGGTTCTTCCTTCTCTGGTTCTTCCTCCACGTCTTGGTCTTGTTCTCTTTCCCATGACGTAAGAGGTAAAAGATATTCTTCAATATTGAAACTGTGTTTAGATGGTGTTTGGGACTGACGGATCAATGTCGCCAAATTGACCATGGAAGAACTATCGGGCTGGTGAAGTCCATCTCCAGGAATCAGGTTGCCCACTTTTTCTTTCAAGTCACTGCTGGTTAAACACAATTTCATTCGGAGCACAGTTATATCGGAATCGCTCGGCCATGATATAACGTCCGGTAAAGGACTCTTATGCCGTTTTGATCGAAGTTTCTTAAATTTTTTCTTATTGTCACTCTCGGATTTTGATTTAGATAAGCCAGATTCTAAGCTTTTGGCTAAATTCGCAGAGACCGTGCTGTCGGACTCTGAAGGAAGGTTGAAGGCCACTTGCCGTGTATTGAAATTTCCATTTGCTTTTTGTATATCTATGATGTCTTcaatttttctaatattttcatTAGCAGTATGAACGTCcataatgaaaagtatttttggccatttattattttacaaatttttaataatgttattgaTCCAATCAGGATGGTCTACTTTGACAATAACTTACTAAAATTGACTTTACTCGAAAGAAAGAAATTGTATTATACATGAAATCATACTCAGGAGACCTTTTCTTCTTTCACATTACAATACACATATTAAATCTTATACAGATGATGGAGTTACTGGAGTGagtcataatttatttacagataTATGAGTACATTCGCCATAAACCATAATTAGTAACCGTTTCTGAAAAGAAGATCATTTGGTATCGTCAATTGCTGCATGAAATGAAACGATATACGGTTGCGTTCATAAACTTAGATAAGATATGTTTTATACTTTGCTAAATAGATAAAGATAATACTTTTAAAACAGTACaggtaaaacttattttatatgttttgatATAATGTAGCAATGAatactatacaaaatatttataaaattaaaaataattaccatAGTTAAAATTAGAAGTAATGAGTTTGCTGAACGAGTTTTCGAACTTGACATTTTTCTCAAATGTCATCACATCGCCCTATGGGGAAGGATGGTGTAATGTTTTCGCTCGattaatttttaactttctacCATGGAATCTAATAATACCGACACCGATATTGGTGATAAGTGTAATTCTAACGGCGACTGTTCACCGACGCCCAAAAAACAATCTTTCGACTTGAATAACGCTAAAAATATTGATGACATCTCAACGCCTTCCGAGTTAAAATTTGATGAAGGTATTGTAAACAATTATTTGGTCTATTTGATTACTTCCTATTTGTATGTGTTCCTGATGTAACAATCTATGAAATCACTACTATTTTAGTTCATGTAACTTGAACGTTTTATTAGAAAATGTGAGTGAAAGTCGCAGGTGcataattttaatgtcaaagataattttgtttagaaccCGACTACGAGGACGCTGAGGTGAAGGAGAAGAAGAAATATATTGAGAAATGTTTAGAGA encodes:
- the LOC124645754 gene encoding uncharacterized protein LOC124645754, encoding MDVHTANENIRKIEDIIDIQKANGNFNTRQVAFNLPSESDSTVSANLAKSLESGLSKSKSESDNKKKFKKLRSKRHKSPLPDVISWPSDSDITVLRMKLCLTSSDLKEKVGNLIPGDGLHQPDSSSMVNLATLIRQSQTPSKHSFNIEEYLLPLTSWEREQDQDVEEEPEKEEPIVEEEQPNDIAAKFKRDFAVYEARCSHDHNENLSSKDSQSGYSKITKKSKLARFLRLYFCPCCTCLYRLEKMRDEPSAYFTNRKET